In Aquila chrysaetos chrysaetos chromosome W, bAquChr1.4, whole genome shotgun sequence, a single window of DNA contains:
- the LOC121232732 gene encoding uncharacterized protein LOC121232732 → MRDMPSPLAKRVDSEKEPDLYPSLSPPPPALTPLTHTARRQADRQAAGGQHGLRGVADPHHRIQLEYNDLSVEQIMDNLSSGIAIDQNMLQGTGPYMTPQAQAALPKQVFDQATRIALMAIRRVPETGQRKLQEGRETRCPTNQQGLEFSAGTTNRWDCYTNRHHTKTVYDLQPATTGSAGLDLATAANLSMKEQRIYIVGTAIFGPLPDGMLGLITGRSSATTQGIIVYPGVIDSDYQGEITIMLASTQIPCTIPANTKIAQLILLPCWVPRHMQNNRGDGSFDSTGGPFVLWSQEITQQQPILKLQIEGRWFSGLLDTGADVSIISKKDWPTSWPLQIALSTIVGIGGTRQPMRSAKLLSVKGPDNHDAWIQPYVLDSSVNLWGRDLLKQWHITLTTVNSNLS, encoded by the exons ggtggactctgaaaaagagccagaTTTATATCCTTCATTATCTCCACCACCGCCTGCACTAACACCGTTAACGCACACAGCCCGCCggcaggcagacaggcaggcagcgggcgggcagcaCGGGCTCCGCGGGGTCGCCGACCCTCACCACCGCATACAG TTAGAATATAATGATTTGTCGGTGGAACAAATTATGGACAACTTGTCATCAGGGATAGCTATAGATCAAAACATGTTACAAGGAACAGGCCCTTACATGACACCtcaggcacaagcagctttgccaaagcaagttTTCGATCAAGCTACTCGTATTGCACTCATGGCTATACGACGAGTACCTGAAACTGGGCAAA GGAAACTACAGGAGGGGCGCGAGACCCGGTGCCCCACAAACCAACAGGGTCTGGAATTCAGTGCAGGCACCACTAACCGATGGGACTGCTACACAAACAGGCATCACACAAAAACCGTCTATGACCTCCAGCCCGCAACTACAGGGAGTGCCGGGCTGGATTTGGCAACAGCAGCCAACCTCTcaatgaaagaacagagaatttatATTGTGGGGACTGCAATATTCGGACCTTTGCCTGATGGCATGTTAGGATTAATAACTGGACGATCTAGTGCTACGACACAGGGAATAATTGTATACCCTGGAGTTATTGATTCAGATTATCAAGGGGAAATTACAATCATGCTAGCTTCAACGCAAATTCCATGTACAATTCcggcaaacacaaaaatagctcAATTAATATTGCTTCCTTGTTGGGTACCTCGACACATGCAAAATAATCGAGGCGACGGTAGCTTTGATAGCACCGGGGGTCCTTTTGTATTGTGGTCGcaggaaataacacagcaacagccgattttaaaattgcaaattgaGGGTAGATGGTTTTCGGGATTGCTAGATACCGGAGCAGACGTTTCTATAATATCAAAAAAAGACTGGCCAACTTCGTGGCCGTTGCAGATAGCTCTTTCTACAATTGTTGGTATAGGAGGCACTCGACAGCCCATGCGAAGTGCCAAACTTTTGTCAGTAAAGGGGCCTGACAACCATGACGCATGGATTCAGCCTTATGTACTTGACTCATCTGTAAATTTGTGGGGCAGAGATTTATTGAAACAATGGCACATTACCCTAACCACAGTCAATTCAAATTTATCCTAA